A part of Clostridium novyi genomic DNA contains:
- the rnr gene encoding ribonuclease R — translation MNIKTILLGFMKEQAYKPMDIQELARIFGISKRDMKSFKELLKTMEKEGSIIKTRTNHYGIPEKMGLVVGRLQGHQRGYGFVIPEDGSPDLFVISSYMNGAMHGDRVVAQVLKEENNGKRREGEIIRVTERANQTIIGVFEASKNFGFVVPEEKRIHQDIFIPKEHTNGATNGDVVIVNITQWPEKRRNPEGKVVEVLGKKGEKGIDILTIIKKYKLPEEFPAKVQGYAMNIPQEIPEEEFDNKGREDLTDVTMVTIDGEDAKDLDDAVSIKKLDNGNYLLGVHIADVSHYVKEKSPLDREALKRATSVYLINKVIPMLPKELSNGICSLNPKVNRLAMTCFMEINDKGKVVDYRITKSIIKTNERMTYTDVTKILRDKDEETIEKYKYLYEDFKLMEKLCEILYKKRISRGAIDFEFEESKIILDDNGKPIDVKPYERAIANRIIEEFMLVCNETVAEHMYWTKLPFVYRIHEDPDEEKLQRFREFAYNLGYFIKPNKEVHPKALQEIIESVKGKKEETVVNTLLLRSLKQARYAPQCVGHFGLAAKFYCHFTSPIRRYPDLIIHRIIKESLDGTIDEKRFRQLENAVDYASMQSSDMERLAMEAEREVDDLKKAEYMSTKIGEEYTGIVSSVTNFGMFVQLPNTIEGLIHISTMDDDYYVYDEDHLCLVGERRKNVYRLGDEAKIRVSRVDLASYEIYFDLIKDEEENEEHEIPEMPIENIGEQLILSEEDERLNDEIDIMLNK, via the coding sequence ATGAATATAAAAACTATACTTTTAGGTTTTATGAAAGAGCAAGCATATAAACCTATGGATATACAAGAACTTGCAAGGATATTTGGAATTTCAAAAAGAGATATGAAAAGTTTTAAAGAACTTCTTAAAACTATGGAAAAGGAAGGTAGCATTATTAAAACTAGAACAAATCATTACGGAATACCAGAAAAGATGGGACTTGTAGTAGGAAGACTTCAAGGACATCAAAGGGGATATGGATTTGTTATACCTGAGGATGGAAGTCCTGATCTTTTTGTAATTTCTTCATATATGAATGGTGCTATGCACGGTGATAGAGTAGTAGCTCAAGTTCTTAAGGAAGAAAACAATGGAAAAAGACGTGAAGGAGAAATAATTCGAGTAACTGAAAGAGCTAATCAAACAATAATAGGTGTTTTTGAAGCTAGCAAAAATTTTGGATTTGTAGTACCTGAAGAAAAAAGAATTCATCAGGATATATTTATTCCAAAAGAACATACAAACGGAGCTACAAATGGAGATGTAGTAATAGTAAATATTACACAGTGGCCTGAGAAGAGAAGAAATCCAGAAGGTAAAGTTGTAGAAGTTTTAGGTAAAAAGGGAGAAAAGGGAATTGATATTTTAACAATAATAAAGAAATATAAATTACCAGAAGAATTCCCAGCAAAAGTTCAAGGATATGCCATGAATATACCTCAAGAGATACCAGAAGAAGAATTTGATAATAAGGGTAGAGAAGATTTAACAGATGTTACAATGGTAACTATTGATGGAGAAGATGCTAAAGATTTAGATGATGCAGTATCTATAAAAAAACTTGATAACGGAAACTATTTATTAGGAGTACATATTGCAGATGTATCTCACTATGTAAAAGAAAAGAGTCCACTAGATAGAGAAGCTTTAAAGAGAGCAACTTCAGTCTATTTAATAAATAAAGTAATACCAATGCTTCCAAAGGAATTATCTAATGGTATATGTAGTTTAAATCCTAAGGTAAATAGACTTGCAATGACTTGTTTCATGGAGATAAATGACAAGGGTAAAGTTGTAGATTATAGAATTACAAAAAGTATAATAAAGACAAATGAAAGAATGACATATACTGATGTAACTAAGATATTAAGAGATAAAGATGAAGAAACTATAGAAAAGTATAAATATTTATATGAAGACTTTAAGTTAATGGAAAAATTATGTGAAATTCTATATAAGAAGAGAATTTCAAGAGGTGCAATAGATTTCGAATTTGAAGAAAGTAAGATAATTTTAGATGATAATGGAAAGCCAATAGATGTAAAACCATATGAACGTGCTATTGCAAATAGAATAATAGAAGAATTTATGCTTGTTTGTAATGAAACTGTAGCTGAACATATGTATTGGACTAAGCTTCCTTTTGTATATAGAATACATGAGGATCCAGATGAAGAAAAACTTCAAAGATTTAGAGAATTTGCATATAATTTAGGATACTTTATAAAACCAAATAAAGAAGTACATCCTAAGGCATTACAAGAAATAATTGAATCAGTAAAAGGCAAAAAAGAAGAAACAGTGGTAAATACATTGCTTCTTAGATCGTTAAAACAAGCGAGATATGCACCTCAATGCGTAGGACACTTTGGTCTTGCAGCAAAATTTTATTGTCACTTTACATCACCTATAAGAAGATATCCAGATTTAATTATTCATAGAATAATTAAAGAATCATTGGATGGAACTATAGATGAAAAGAGATTTAGACAATTAGAAAATGCAGTAGACTATGCATCTATGCAATCATCTGATATGGAAAGACTTGCAATGGAAGCTGAAAGAGAAGTTGATGACCTAAAGAAAGCTGAATATATGAGTACTAAGATAGGAGAAGAATATACTGGTATAGTATCTTCTGTAACTAATTTTGGAATGTTTGTTCAACTTCCTAATACAATAGAAGGATTAATTCATATAAGTACTATGGATGATGATTATTATGTATATGATGAAGACCATTTATGTTTAGTTGGTGAGAGAAGAAAAAATGTATATAGATTAGGTGATGAGGCTAAAATAAGAGTATCAAGAGTAGACTTAGCATCATATGAAATATACTTTGATTTAATAAAAGATGAAGAAGAAAATGAAGAACATGAAATACCAGAAATGCCTATAGAGAATATAGGAGAACAACTGATTTTATCAGAAGAAGATGAAAGATTAAATGACGAAATAGATATAATGTTAAATAAATAA
- a CDS encoding sodium-translocating pyrophosphatase has protein sequence MSAYLPIVSGILALICALTFSNGIIKENAGNERMTEISGYIHEGAMAFLRREYKYLAGFIVVVSIIIILALDYKTAICFICGAIFSILAGYFGMNVATRANVRTAEAAKTGQSKALKIAFSGGAVMGLSVVGLGILGLSVFCLLFGDNPDYITGFGLGASSIALFARVGGGIYTKAADVGADLVGKVEAGIPEDDPRNPAVIADNVGDNVGDVAGMGADLFESYVGSIISALTLGYFLFKGNEDKIIFPLMLASIGIIASIIGVIFARGSKSSNPQKALNTGTYIGGILVIIGSFIFSKNTFGDYKAFGAIFAGLIVGILIGKVTEVYTSDRYKYVQRIARQSETGAATTIISGFAVGMYSTVIPIILISIGVLFSFYIMGGTVNPELGLYGISLAAVGMLSTTGITVAVDAYGPIADNAGGIAEMAELPPEVREITDKLDSVGNTTAAIGKGFAIGSAALTALALFASYAQKTGLDAINLIKPVTLVGLLIGAMLPFLFGALTMESVGKAANEMIEEVRYQFKTIPGIMEGKAKPNYKKCVDISTSAALKEMILPGILAIIVPLAVGMLLGVEALGGLIGGAVSSGVLIAILMANAGGAWDNAKKYIEGGAHGGKGGDAHKASVVGDTVGDPFKDTSGPAMNILIKLMTIVSLVFATLIANNGGILLKLFK, from the coding sequence ATGAGTGCATATTTACCAATAGTATCTGGAATACTAGCATTAATCTGTGCTTTAACTTTTAGTAATGGCATAATTAAAGAAAACGCAGGTAATGAGAGAATGACAGAAATATCAGGGTATATCCATGAAGGAGCTATGGCATTTTTGAGAAGAGAATACAAATATCTTGCTGGATTTATAGTAGTTGTATCAATAATTATAATTTTAGCACTTGATTATAAGACAGCCATATGCTTTATATGTGGAGCTATATTTTCAATTTTAGCTGGTTATTTTGGAATGAATGTAGCAACAAGAGCTAATGTAAGAACAGCTGAAGCAGCAAAAACAGGTCAAAGCAAAGCATTAAAGATAGCATTTTCTGGTGGAGCAGTTATGGGATTATCTGTTGTTGGACTTGGCATACTTGGACTTTCAGTTTTTTGTTTATTATTTGGAGATAATCCTGATTATATAACTGGATTTGGCCTTGGCGCAAGTTCCATAGCATTATTTGCTCGTGTGGGTGGAGGAATATATACAAAGGCAGCTGACGTTGGTGCAGATCTTGTTGGTAAAGTAGAAGCAGGTATACCAGAAGATGATCCTAGAAATCCAGCTGTTATAGCTGATAATGTTGGAGATAATGTAGGAGATGTGGCTGGTATGGGAGCTGACTTATTTGAATCCTATGTAGGATCTATAATTTCAGCATTAACATTAGGATATTTTTTATTTAAAGGAAATGAAGATAAAATAATATTTCCTCTCATGTTAGCATCTATAGGTATAATAGCATCAATTATAGGGGTGATTTTTGCAAGGGGAAGTAAAAGTAGTAATCCACAAAAAGCACTTAATACAGGAACTTATATTGGAGGAATATTAGTTATTATAGGATCATTTATATTTAGTAAAAATACCTTTGGAGATTATAAAGCTTTTGGTGCAATATTTGCAGGATTAATTGTAGGAATATTAATAGGAAAAGTTACAGAAGTATATACATCTGATAGATATAAATACGTACAAAGAATTGCAAGGCAATCAGAAACAGGTGCAGCAACAACAATAATATCAGGATTTGCAGTTGGAATGTATTCAACTGTTATACCAATTATCCTTATATCCATAGGAGTATTATTTTCATTTTATATAATGGGAGGAACTGTTAATCCGGAGCTAGGATTATATGGAATATCTCTTGCAGCAGTAGGAATGCTTTCAACTACAGGTATTACAGTTGCAGTTGATGCATACGGACCTATAGCAGATAACGCTGGGGGAATAGCTGAAATGGCTGAACTTCCACCAGAAGTTAGAGAAATTACTGACAAATTAGATTCTGTAGGTAATACTACAGCAGCCATAGGAAAAGGTTTTGCAATTGGATCAGCAGCATTAACAGCCCTTGCATTATTTGCATCTTATGCACAAAAAACAGGACTTGATGCAATAAATCTTATTAAACCTGTTACATTAGTAGGTTTGTTAATAGGGGCAATGCTACCATTCTTATTTGGAGCTTTAACAATGGAATCTGTAGGAAAAGCAGCAAATGAGATGATAGAAGAAGTTAGATATCAATTTAAAACAATACCAGGAATCATGGAAGGAAAAGCAAAACCAAATTATAAAAAATGTGTTGATATTTCAACATCAGCAGCTTTAAAAGAAATGATACTTCCAGGAATATTAGCTATAATAGTTCCTTTAGCAGTAGGTATGCTTCTAGGTGTTGAAGCGTTAGGGGGATTAATAGGTGGAGCAGTATCATCAGGAGTTTTAATTGCAATACTAATGGCAAATGCAGGTGGAGCTTGGGATAATGCTAAAAAATATATAGAAGGTGGAGCTCATGGTGGAAAAGGAGGAGATGCACATAAAGCATCTGTAGTAGGAGATACTGTAGGTGATCCATTTAAAGATACATCAGGACCTGCTATGAATATATTAATAAAATTAATGACAATAGTATCACTGGTATTTGCAACCCTTATAGCTAATAATGGAGGAATATTATTGAAATTATTTAAATAA
- the secG gene encoding preprotein translocase subunit SecG, producing MHTFLQISEIIVGIAIIAVILKQPAKADGFNLVSSGNDTFYSKNKTKTYESVLAKTTVILAIIFVFITIGLTLTGK from the coding sequence ATGCATACATTTTTACAGATATCAGAAATAATAGTTGGAATAGCTATAATAGCTGTAATTTTAAAACAACCAGCTAAAGCAGATGGATTTAACTTGGTTTCTTCTGGAAATGATACATTTTATTCTAAAAACAAAACAAAAACATATGAATCAGTTTTAGCAAAAACAACAGTTATCTTAGCAATAATTTTTGTATTTATAACAATAGGATTAACATTAACTGGTAAATAG
- the eno gene encoding phosphopyruvate hydratase: MKTFVEIVDVYARQILDSRGNPTVEVEVELEDGTVGRAAVPSGASTGIFEAVELRDNDKSRYMGKSVEKAVENVNEIIAEELVGLNAFDQVAIDKIMIELDGTDNKGKLGANAMLGVSLACARAAAEYLGISLYQYIGGVNAKVLPVPMMNIMNGGSHADNNVDLQEFMIMPAGARNFSHALRMCAEIYHTLKNILKDKGLSTGVGDEGGFAPNLNSNEEAIQVIIEAVEKAGYKPGEEVFIALDPASSEFFNTDTNKYELKGEGRELTPAEMVEYYAKLVEKYPIISIEDGMAEEDWDGWKLMTEKLGGKIQLVGDDLFVTNTKRLSMGIERKVANSILIKLNQIGTLTETLNTIEMAERAGYTAVVSHRSGETEDTTIADLVVAVNAGQIKTGAPARTERVAKYNQLLRIEEELNTMGEYRGLKAFYNIKK; encoded by the coding sequence ATGAAAACTTTTGTAGAGATAGTAGACGTTTATGCAAGACAGATTCTAGATTCAAGGGGAAATCCTACTGTAGAAGTAGAAGTTGAACTAGAAGATGGTACAGTAGGAAGAGCAGCAGTGCCATCAGGAGCTTCAACTGGTATATTCGAAGCCGTTGAATTAAGAGATAATGACAAGTCAAGATATATGGGAAAAAGCGTTGAGAAGGCTGTTGAAAATGTAAATGAAATTATTGCAGAAGAATTAGTTGGATTAAATGCATTTGACCAAGTTGCTATTGATAAGATCATGATAGAACTTGATGGAACAGATAACAAAGGAAAACTTGGAGCAAATGCAATGCTTGGAGTATCACTTGCTTGTGCTAGAGCAGCTGCTGAATATTTAGGAATTAGTTTATATCAATACATAGGTGGAGTTAATGCAAAAGTTTTACCAGTACCTATGATGAATATAATGAATGGTGGTTCACATGCTGACAATAACGTAGATTTACAAGAATTTATGATTATGCCTGCAGGAGCAAGAAATTTTTCACATGCTTTAAGAATGTGTGCTGAAATATATCATACATTAAAAAATATATTGAAAGATAAAGGATTATCAACAGGTGTTGGTGACGAAGGTGGATTTGCTCCTAACTTAAATAGTAATGAAGAAGCTATTCAAGTTATAATTGAAGCTGTAGAAAAAGCAGGATATAAACCAGGGGAAGAAGTATTTATAGCATTAGATCCAGCATCTTCAGAATTCTTTAATACAGATACTAATAAGTATGAATTAAAGGGTGAAGGAAGAGAATTAACTCCAGCTGAAATGGTTGAATACTATGCTAAATTAGTAGAAAAATATCCAATAATCTCAATTGAAGATGGTATGGCAGAAGAAGATTGGGATGGATGGAAGTTAATGACTGAAAAATTAGGTGGAAAGATTCAATTAGTAGGAGATGATTTATTTGTAACTAATACTAAGAGACTTTCAATGGGTATTGAAAGAAAGGTTGCTAACTCAATACTTATAAAACTTAACCAAATAGGAACATTAACTGAAACATTAAATACTATAGAAATGGCTGAAAGAGCAGGATATACTGCTGTTGTTTCTCATAGATCTGGAGAAACTGAAGATACTACAATTGCTGATCTTGTTGTTGCAGTTAATGCAGGACAAATAAAAACTGGTGCTCCAGCAAGAACTGAAAGAGTTGCAAAATACAATCAATTATTAAGAATTGAAGAAGAATTAAATACTATGGGTGAATATAGAGGATTAAAAGCTTTCTACAATATAAAGAAATAA
- the gpmI gene encoding 2,3-bisphosphoglycerate-independent phosphoglycerate mutase, which produces MAKKPVMLAILDGLGLSNHKDGNAYTLAKTPNLDKIFKEYPHTVLGASGLSVGLPEGQMGNSEVGHLNIGAGRIVYQALTRITKAIEDGDIFKNEALLKAVNNAKENNSSLHLMGLLSDGGVHSHIDHLKGLIDLAAQNGLKKVYVHAFLDGRDTAPQSALTYIEEIEDYMNKVGVGSIASVSGRYYAMDRDKRWERIELAYNAMVLGKGEVTTSAKEAVEASYHDNKTDEFVLPAVIEKDGKPIATIQNKDSVIFFNFRPDRARQITRAINDKVFDGFKRETLNLTFVTMTEYDSTIEGVEVAFGPESYENTLGEYVSNKGKKQLRIAETEKYAHVTFFFNGGVEEANKDEDRALIPSPKVATYDLKPEMSAYEVTDEVIKRIDSDEYDMIILNYANPDMVGHTGVVEAAVKAVETVDECLGKVMDKILEKNGALFITADHGNCEQMIDYSNGKPMTAHTTNFVPFAYIANDAKEKQLKEEGILADIAPTMLQTMELEVPKEMTGKSLFK; this is translated from the coding sequence ATGGCAAAAAAACCTGTAATGTTAGCTATTTTAGACGGACTTGGATTATCAAATCATAAAGATGGTAATGCATATACATTAGCTAAAACACCTAACTTAGATAAAATATTTAAAGAATATCCTCATACAGTATTAGGAGCAAGTGGATTATCTGTAGGACTTCCAGAAGGTCAAATGGGTAATTCAGAAGTTGGCCATTTAAACATAGGTGCAGGTAGAATTGTATATCAAGCACTTACAAGAATAACAAAAGCTATTGAAGATGGAGACATATTTAAAAATGAAGCTTTATTAAAAGCTGTAAATAATGCTAAAGAAAATAATTCTTCACTTCATTTAATGGGATTATTATCTGATGGTGGAGTTCATTCACATATAGATCACTTAAAAGGATTAATAGATTTAGCTGCACAAAATGGTCTTAAAAAAGTGTATGTTCATGCATTTTTAGATGGAAGAGATACTGCTCCTCAATCAGCGTTAACATATATAGAAGAAATAGAAGACTACATGAATAAAGTAGGTGTAGGAAGTATTGCTTCTGTTTCAGGAAGATACTATGCAATGGATAGGGATAAGAGATGGGAAAGAATTGAACTTGCGTACAATGCTATGGTACTTGGCAAGGGAGAGGTTACAACTTCAGCAAAAGAAGCTGTAGAAGCATCTTATCATGATAATAAAACAGATGAATTTGTACTTCCAGCAGTTATAGAAAAGGATGGAAAACCTATTGCTACAATTCAAAATAAGGATTCTGTTATATTCTTTAACTTTAGACCTGATAGAGCAAGACAAATTACAAGAGCTATAAATGATAAAGTATTTGATGGATTTAAAAGAGAAACATTAAACTTAACTTTTGTTACTATGACTGAATATGATAGTACAATTGAAGGAGTAGAAGTAGCTTTTGGACCTGAAAGTTATGAAAATACATTAGGAGAATATGTAAGCAATAAAGGAAAGAAACAATTAAGAATTGCTGAAACAGAAAAATATGCTCACGTTACATTCTTCTTTAATGGTGGAGTTGAAGAAGCTAATAAAGATGAAGATAGAGCATTAATACCTTCTCCAAAGGTTGCAACATATGACTTAAAACCTGAAATGAGTGCATATGAAGTAACTGATGAAGTTATAAAGAGAATAGATTCAGACGAATATGATATGATTATATTAAATTATGCAAATCCAGATATGGTAGGTCATACAGGCGTTGTTGAAGCAGCAGTTAAAGCAGTTGAAACTGTTGATGAATGTTTAGGAAAGGTTATGGATAAAATACTAGAGAAAAATGGTGCTTTATTTATAACTGCAGACCATGGAAACTGTGAGCAAATGATAGATTATTCTAATGGAAAGCCTATGACTGCTCATACAACAAACTTTGTACCATTTGCTTATATTGCAAATGATGCAAAAGAAAAACAATTAAAAGAAGAAGGAATACTTGCAGATATAGCACCTACAATGTTACAAACAATGGAACTTGAAGTTCCAAAAGAAATGACAGGAAAAAGTCTTTTTAAATAA
- the tpiA gene encoding triose-phosphate isomerase codes for MRKAIIAGNWKMNNTISQGVKLVEELKPLVADANCDVVVCPSTLCLEAIVKATEGTNIKVGAQNMHFEESGAFTGETAPSMLEELGVKYVILGHSERRQYFGENDADLNKKMKKAFEHNLTPILCIGETLEEREADVTEEVLAKQIKLDLAGLTKEQIEETVIAYEPIWAIGTGKTATSDQAEETIAFVRKTVAGMFGEEAAEKMRIQYGGSVKPSTIKEQMAKPNIDGGLIGGASLKAADFAAIVNFDK; via the coding sequence ATGAGAAAAGCAATTATAGCAGGAAACTGGAAAATGAACAATACAATTTCACAAGGAGTTAAACTTGTTGAAGAATTAAAACCATTAGTAGCAGATGCAAACTGTGATGTAGTAGTTTGTCCATCAACTTTATGTCTAGAAGCAATAGTAAAAGCTACTGAAGGAACTAACATAAAAGTTGGAGCTCAAAATATGCACTTTGAAGAAAGTGGAGCATTCACTGGAGAAACAGCACCATCTATGCTTGAAGAATTAGGAGTAAAATATGTTATATTAGGACATAGTGAAAGAAGACAATACTTCGGAGAAAACGATGCTGACTTAAATAAAAAAATGAAGAAAGCATTTGAACATAACTTAACTCCAATCCTTTGCATAGGAGAAACTTTAGAAGAAAGAGAAGCAGATGTTACTGAAGAAGTACTTGCAAAACAAATCAAACTTGACTTAGCAGGACTTACTAAAGAACAAATCGAAGAAACTGTAATAGCTTACGAACCAATTTGGGCTATCGGAACAGGAAAAACTGCTACATCTGATCAAGCAGAAGAAACTATAGCTTTCGTAAGAAAGACAGTTGCAGGAATGTTCGGAGAAGAAGCTGCTGAAAAAATGAGAATTCAATATGGTGGATCTGTTAAACCATCTACTATAAAAGAACAAATGGCAAAACCAAACATAGATGGTGGTCTTATAGGAGGAGCATCATTAAAAGCTGCTGACTTTGCTGCAATAGTAAACTTTGATAAATAA
- a CDS encoding phosphoglycerate kinase — translation MKLNKKTVEDIQVKGKRVLVRCDFNVPLKDGVITDENRLVGALPTIQYLVNGGAKVILCSHLGKPKGEAKPELSLAPVAKRLSELLNKEVIFAADDNVVGENAKNAVSNMKDGDVVLLQNTRYRKEETKNEENFSKELASLADVFVNDAFGTAHRAHCSTVGVTEFVDEAACGYLIQKELQFLGDAVESPVRPFVAILGGAKVSDKINVINNLLEKVDTLIIGGGMAYTFLKAQGYTIGKSLVEEDKVEYAKEMMDKAKDKGVKLLLPIDNIVGEEFSADTTPVTTEDANIPEGFMGLDIGPKTSKLYADAVREAKTVVWNGPMGVFEFANFAKGTIAVAESMAEADATTIIGGGDSAAAVNQLGFGDKMTHISTGGGASLEFLEGKELPGIVALSDK, via the coding sequence ATGAAATTAAATAAAAAAACCGTAGAAGATATTCAAGTTAAAGGTAAAAGAGTATTAGTAAGATGTGATTTTAACGTTCCTCTAAAAGATGGCGTTATAACAGATGAAAATAGACTAGTAGGAGCACTTCCAACAATTCAATACTTAGTAAATGGGGGAGCAAAAGTTATTCTTTGCTCACATCTTGGAAAACCAAAGGGAGAAGCAAAACCGGAATTATCATTAGCACCAGTAGCTAAAAGATTATCAGAACTATTAAACAAAGAAGTTATATTTGCAGCAGATGATAATGTAGTTGGAGAAAATGCTAAAAATGCTGTATCTAACATGAAAGATGGAGATGTAGTATTACTTCAAAACACAAGATATAGAAAAGAAGAAACTAAAAACGAAGAAAACTTCTCTAAAGAATTAGCTTCACTTGCAGATGTTTTTGTAAATGATGCATTTGGAACAGCTCACAGAGCTCACTGTTCAACTGTTGGAGTTACAGAATTTGTAGATGAAGCAGCTTGTGGATACTTAATTCAAAAAGAATTACAATTCTTAGGAGATGCTGTTGAAAGCCCAGTTAGACCATTTGTTGCAATACTAGGTGGAGCTAAAGTTTCTGATAAGATCAATGTTATAAACAACTTACTTGAAAAAGTTGATACATTAATCATTGGTGGAGGAATGGCTTATACATTCTTAAAAGCACAAGGATACACAATAGGAAAATCATTAGTAGAAGAAGATAAAGTAGAATATGCTAAAGAAATGATGGATAAGGCTAAAGATAAGGGAGTTAAATTACTATTACCTATCGACAATATAGTTGGAGAAGAATTTAGTGCAGATACAACACCTGTAACTACAGAAGATGCTAATATTCCAGAAGGATTTATGGGACTTGATATTGGACCTAAGACTTCTAAATTATATGCAGATGCAGTAAGAGAAGCTAAAACTGTTGTTTGGAATGGACCTATGGGAGTATTTGAATTTGCAAACTTTGCAAAAGGAACTATAGCAGTTGCAGAATCTATGGCTGAAGCTGATGCTACAACAATTATTGGTGGAGGAGATAGTGCTGCTGCTGTTAACCAATTAGGATTTGGAGATAAGATGACTCACATATCAACTGGTGGTGGAGCATCACTTGAATTTTTAGAAGGAAAAGAACTACCAGGAATAGTAGCTCTTTCAGATAAATAA
- a CDS encoding ABC transporter permease, with amino-acid sequence MSNCMIVALIAATLRTAAPLIFAALGGVFSEKSGVVNIGLEGMMIMGAFFGVLGTHETKSPLIGILCAMLAGGAISLVHAFLSINLRADQIISGTAINLFALALASFLIGPIFKTGGQTNVVAKLSYNLPGFLKKVPILNNLNWFVILALILVFVSHFVLYKTPFGLRIRAVGEHPSAADTMGINVYKMRYICVIISGILAGLGGAALSIGMTPLYKEGMVSGRGFIALAAMIFGNWKPIGTMGACMLFAFGTAFQMIAQGFSINLPNEFYQSIPYILTMLALAGFVGKTECPKADGKPYIKGER; translated from the coding sequence ATGAGTAATTGTATGATTGTAGCATTAATAGCCGCAACTCTAAGAACAGCAGCACCACTTATATTTGCAGCTCTTGGAGGAGTATTTTCGGAAAAATCAGGAGTAGTTAATATTGGACTTGAAGGTATGATGATTATGGGTGCTTTCTTTGGGGTACTAGGAACCCATGAAACAAAAAGTCCCTTAATAGGAATACTATGTGCTATGTTAGCAGGTGGAGCCATTTCTTTAGTCCATGCTTTTCTAAGTATAAATTTAAGAGCTGATCAAATTATTTCAGGTACTGCAATAAATTTATTTGCATTGGCACTTGCTAGTTTTTTAATAGGACCTATATTTAAAACTGGTGGACAAACTAATGTAGTTGCCAAGTTATCATATAACTTACCAGGGTTTTTAAAGAAGGTACCTATTTTAAACAACTTAAATTGGTTTGTTATATTGGCATTAATATTAGTTTTTGTATCTCATTTTGTATTATATAAAACACCATTTGGTTTAAGAATAAGAGCAGTTGGAGAACATCCAAGTGCAGCAGATACTATGGGAATTAATGTTTATAAGATGAGATATATATGTGTAATTATATCGGGGATTTTAGCTGGACTTGGTGGAGCTGCATTATCTATAGGAATGACTCCATTATACAAAGAAGGAATGGTATCTGGTCGTGGATTTATTGCTCTTGCTGCTATGATTTTTGGCAACTGGAAACCAATAGGTACAATGGGAGCATGTATGTTATTTGCTTTTGGAACAGCATTCCAAATGATAGCTCAAGGATTTTCCATAAATTTACCAAATGAGTTTTATCAAAGTATACCGTATATACTAACAATGCTTGCCCTTGCTGGATTTGTTGGTAAAACAGAATGTCCTAAGGCAGATGGAAAACCTTACATTAAAGGAGAAAGATAA